Within Haematobia irritans isolate KBUSLIRL chromosome 2, ASM5000362v1, whole genome shotgun sequence, the genomic segment ttggctggtaacgctgctcgtgacaacaaaaagacaagaattatccctcgtcacttgcaattggctatccgtaatgacgaagaattgaacaaattgttgtccggtgtcaccattgctcaaggtggtgtattgccaaacatccaagctgttctcttgcccaagaagaccgaaaagaaggcttaaattatctacaagaaaatgtaaatacagaccatcgtatctctatcaaacaacaatccgtccttttcaggacgacaaaacatttttaaaaagagaaaaaatactttcaaacaatataatttcatacatactttttttctgtaacaataaaatttactataaaaaaatttatatgaagatattcatctgttatggcatcgaaaaatttcgtcactatatatacatatatttagtttatcgaaaaatttcgccacttcatattttcattttgttcctatctaatgccatttattcctaatatcgcaaaacaacaaattcccaccaatttcattaagagagcattcgttttctgagccgaagtgtttttattttcatctgtaTCAACTCTGATTATTTACTACATATGTATCTTTTGTATGCTTTGGCAATGCCGAAGTCTAGTAGGATCGTAAGTGTTCGTAACTTCTAGCGGAAAGTTGCAAATAGTTGATGACAGAGGAAGTTGTTTGTACCAATACATACATAattgatttctgcaaaaagagagtaagaacaAATGAGACTAGGATCGAGTACAGTGCaacatagaatcattttctttgatttctgcaaaagagtaagagaatcatagaatcattttctttgggGAATGGGACGAGAAATGGCATATTGAGAATTGCATATATGTTTCGTATGTATTACATTCgtagtgtttttcttttgtagtgTGTCATGTTTTCCAAGTGCCGACGGCAGAAAAATAGCATAGTAGTCGCCTTTGGtaagtccatacataattgtttcattgggttagtaacaatgttttgccgacggcaaaccaaatgtttgtaattttatttaaaccaagtaaatttaaaattttattaaaataattaaataaatttgtaacaagatgatctcttttgtaaatatattttgtggtcctgaaaaggaccgattgtttttgtattaaagtatttaaatattctccaaatagcgtcaagaaaatgtttaaccgccgaaaccgtacaaagtgcggccttgtctcttcaaagcgtagacgacatccatagcggtgacggttttacgcttagcatgttcggtgtaggtgacagcatcacgaataacgttttccaaaaacaccttgaggacaccacgggtttcttcgtatatcaatccagagatacgttttacaccgccacgacgagccaaacgtctgattgcaggcttggtaataccttggatgttatcacgcaacactttacgatgacgtttagcgccaccttttcccaagcctttgccacctttaccacgaccagtcatttttcacttttttttttaaattcacttcACAAACGTTGCACAAGAACTAATACTGTTCCAACATCATTTCGcttctatttatacaaaaatgccctgaaatgcttactaatattaatgacacgatctaccctcggattcgttcgtgtatacttcgtgtttatacaggcagctgtaagatacaatatttcaatctttccctacacacacccttaactaacagtttgcgcgctcaatttttctataaatatgcgcgTTCATGCTCGGCACACAATTAATACTATCTTGAAAGTGTTTGTGTTCATATcgtgaagtgaaaaaaatataaagtgaaAAATGGCTCGTACCAAGCAAACTGCCCGTAAATCTACCGGTGGCAAAGCCCCTCGTAAGCAATTGGCTACTAAAGCTGCTCGTAAGAGCGCCCCAGCCACTGGTGGTGTTAAGAAGCCCCATCGTTTCCGCCCTGGTACCGTTGCTTTGCGTGAAATCCGTCGTTACCAAAAGAGCACAGAATTGTTGATCCGCAAATTGCCTTTCCAACGTTTGGTTCGTGAAATTGCCCAAGATTTCAAAACTGACTTGCGTTTCCAGAGTTCTGCTGTCATGGCCTTGCAAGAAGCCAGCGAAGCCTACTTGGTTGGTCTATTCGAAGATACCAACTTGTGTGCCATCCATGCTAAGCGTGTCACCATCATGCCTAAGGATATCCAATTGGCCAGACGTATTCGTGGAGAACgtgcttaaatttttgacatattaaaagccaactttttttacaaaaacaatcggtccttttcaggaccacaatatttttataaaaagagaaaaatttttttcaatactttacagttgacaagaatttattcttaattatttgatatcaataaaatatattgcatttgtgtgtgtgttttttttttttttgtattaggttggatatgaagggaatgttgatatatgatgtagattttgctttccaatggttttacattttttcgtactcattcacaatttattttctattaatttattttttaaaagaagaaaagatataagtaggaggatttgtttcttattttcatctaatgctacattcaatgcggcaaacattttatgaaatattttctaaccctATATGGCAAACTTTTCGTAACAAATcgaagattatttttgaattttctagggtgtttatagtttatatatttcctaaagtcgttagacttaaatttattccatctgttgttataattcttttagtttttctg encodes:
- the LOC142225534 gene encoding histone H4 is translated as MTGRGKGGKGLGKGGAKRHRKVLRDNIQGITKPAIRRLARRGGVKRISGLIYEETRGVLKVFLENVIRDAVTYTEHAKRKTVTAMDVVYALKRQGRTLYGFGG